Part of the Labilibaculum antarcticum genome, GATGCAAATTGAATCAAATGCTGTAAGTCATCTTCGGTTTTAGGATAAGTAACAGCCAAGGGAAGAACTTTATAGGCAGAAGCATCTGTCGCATATAAAAGACGTGTAGTCATGTCACGATGCAGTTCTCCGGCCATTCGCCCCTGAAGTTTCTCAAAGAGAGTGTTTTGTATCGTAGATTCCATAGAATTGTTATGATTGGTGTGATTGAATCTCTAAAATTGAAATTACATTTTTATTTTAAAACCTAGACTTATTGAGAATGAATATTTATTAAAAAAATAAAATGGAAATGATGAAAAATTATTGGTTTAGGAATCTAAAGTTTACGATTTATTCCTATTTTTGTAAAGTCGAGATTACAAAACCAATTAAAATACTGAATACCAATGGATTTATTACAGAGGATTAAAGAGAATGCACGTTTAAGTGGTAAAACAATCGTTTTACCAGAAGGAACTGAAGAAAGAACTTTACAGGCTACCGATATCATTTTAAGTGAAAAAATCGCTAAAATTATATTGATTGGAAACGCTGATAAAATTGCATCGGAGGCAACTCGCTTAAATTTGAAAAATATTGGAGAAGCGACAATTGTTGATCCTAAAAATCATGACAAAATGGAAGCTTATGCTGAAATTTTGGTTGAATTGAGAAAGAAAAAGGGAATGACAATGGAAAAAGCCATGGTATTGGTGCAAGATCCTTTGTATTTGGCAACCTTAATGATTAAAGCTGGTGATGCTGATGGAGAAGTTGCAGGTGCTTTAAATGCTACTGGTGATGTATTACGTCCGGCATTTCAGATTATAAAAACAATGCCTGGTATTTCTGTAGTGTCTGGTGCGTTTATTATGCTCTTGAAAGATAAAACATTTGGTGATAATGGAATGATGGTATTTGCAGATTGTGCAGTTCATCCAAATCCTACAGCAAGTGAATTGGCTGAAATTGCCGTTGCAACAGCAAAAACAACAAAAGCAATTGCAAAAATGGAACCACGTGTAGCCATGTTGAGTTTCTCTACAATGGGATCGGGTAAACACGAAATGGTTGATAAAGTAGTTGAGGCTACTCGTTTGGCTAAAGAAATGGCACCGGAATTTCAAATTGATGGTGAAATGCAAGCTGATGCTGCAATTGTTGAGGCAATTGGTGCACAAAAAGCTCCAAACAGCAAGGTGGCTGGAAGAGCAAATGTACTTGTATTTCCAACATTGGAAGTTGGTAATATTGCTTACAAATTAGTTCAGCGCTTGGCAGGAGCAGAGGCAGTTGGTCCTATTTTACAAGGAATGGCAGCTCCAATTAATGACTTGTCAAGAGGTTGTTCGGTTAGCGACATCGTA contains:
- the pta gene encoding phosphate acetyltransferase, coding for MDLLQRIKENARLSGKTIVLPEGTEERTLQATDIILSEKIAKIILIGNADKIASEATRLNLKNIGEATIVDPKNHDKMEAYAEILVELRKKKGMTMEKAMVLVQDPLYLATLMIKAGDADGEVAGALNATGDVLRPAFQIIKTMPGISVVSGAFIMLLKDKTFGDNGMMVFADCAVHPNPTASELAEIAVATAKTTKAIAKMEPRVAMLSFSTMGSGKHEMVDKVVEATRLAKEMAPEFQIDGEMQADAAIVEAIGAQKAPNSKVAGRANVLVFPTLEVGNIAYKLVQRLAGAEAVGPILQGMAAPINDLSRGCSVSDIVNLVAITANQAAGL